The Miscanthus floridulus cultivar M001 chromosome 17, ASM1932011v1, whole genome shotgun sequence genome has a window encoding:
- the LOC136518685 gene encoding uncharacterized protein, whose amino-acid sequence MEELQAAVTAHLDQVSGLVQALSSELRRGMGPAADNLRAFICAVDWTEPWLMCLMAFHVVLLLTAVGFRRNANFQLFLLFLAYSGVYLAEKMNRYLGEHWKSFTSRNYFDRSGVFISVVWSGPLIFISIVSVIISLIALCQLMVKWKRAELRHRARLARDKKD is encoded by the exons ATGGAGGAGCTGCAGGCCGCCGTGACGGCGCACCTGGACCAGGTGTCGGGCCTCGTGCAGGCTCTCTCCTCCGAGCTCCGCCGCGGCATGGGGCCCGCCGCCGACAACCTGCGCGCCTTCATCTGCGCCGTCGACTGGACG GAGCCATGGCTCATGTGCTTGATGGCATTCCATGTGGTTCTGCTGCTCACTGCTGTAGGGTTCAGGAGGAATGCCAACTTCCAGCTATTCTTGTTATTTCTTGCTT ATTCAGGAGTGTATCTAGCTGAAAAGATGAACAGATACCTGGGAGAGCACTGGAAGAGCTTTACCAGTCGGAATTATTTTGACCGTTCTGGAGTTTTCATCTCTGTCGTCTGGTCTGGGCCCCTTATCTTCATATCTATTGTCAGTGTG ATTATCAGCCTCATTGCATTATGTCAATTGATGGTGAAATGGAAGAGAGCAGAACTTAGGCACCGGGCTCGACTTGCTCGCGACAAGAAGGATtga